The nucleotide window TTTACAATTTGTTTAGAATACTCTTTAAATTCTGGTTTCATTGCCTCTCCAAAAGCAACAGCCTTTGCTGCAATAGTATGTTCATGAGGTCCTCCTTGTAATCCTGGAAATACTGCTTTATCTATTTTCAAAGCCATATTTTTTGCCCTTATAGCTTCTTTTTCATCCATTCCTTCTGTATTTACTAACTCATCTTCTTTTTTACATAAGATTAAAGCGCTTCTTGGACCTCTCAGAGTTTTATGTGTTGTTGTTGTAATAATATCTGTAAAAGGTAAGGGAGAAGGGTGTACTCCACCAGCAATCAATCCAGCAATATGAGCTATATCAGCCATACTATAAGCATTAATAGATCTTGCTATATCATGAAATTCCTTAAAATCAATTATTCTTGGATAGGCAGTATACCCACTTATTATTAATTTCGGTTTTTCTGCTTCTGCTATTTTCCTAATTTTATCCATATCAAGCATTTCTGTCTCTTTATCAACACCATATTCTACAAAATTGTAATATTTCCCAGAAAAATTTACTTTAGAGCCATGAGTTAGATGGCCACCATGACTTAAATTCATTCCAAGGATCTTATCGTTTAATTGTAATAAAGCAAAGTAAACAGCCATATTTGCAGGGCTTCCTGAATTTGGCTGAACATTTGCATGTTCTGCATTAAA belongs to Candidatus Woesearchaeota archaeon B3_Woes and includes:
- a CDS encoding serine hydroxymethyltransferase (catalyzes the reaction of glycine with 5,10-methylenetetrahydrofolate to form L-serine and tetrahydrofolate) encodes the protein MELEKEDNEVYQIIQNELERQKNELNMIPSENYCSKAVLEASGSIMMNKYAEGYPKKRYYQGNRFIDDNETLAIERAKKLFNAEHANVQPNSGSPANMAVYFALLQLNDKILGMNLSHGGHLTHGSKVNFSGKYYNFVEYGVDKETEMLDMDKIRKIAEAEKPKLIISGYTAYPRIIDFKEFHDIARSINAYSMADIAHIAGLIAGGVHPSPLPFTDIITTTTHKTLRGPRSALILCKKEDELVNTEGMDEKEAIRAKNMALKIDKAVFPGLQGGPHEHTIAAKAVAFGEAMKPEFKEYSKQIVKNAKALAEKLMSEGIKIVSNGTDNHLILIDLIKTKSVGKPGLGKEAAIALEEAGIITNANTIPFDPSTPFKPSGIRLGTPILTTRGMKEGEMEEVGKYMADIINNLSDSELRVRTKQKVLELCNNFKFY